The genomic interval AGGGTTCCCTGCTCGGGCTCGGCGCCGCCCACGCCGCCGGCGTGGTGCACCGCGACTACAAGCCCGAGAACGTTCTGGTCCGCGCGGACGGTTCGAGCGCCCTCGCCGACTTCGGCGTCGCCGTGCGCGCGGGCCGGGAGGCGGAGGCGGCCGGGACGCCCGCGTACATGGCGCCCGAGCAGTGGGACGGCGAGCCCGCGGGTCCGGCGAGCGACGTGTACGCGGCGGCGGCCGTGTTCTACGAGTGCCTCACCGGGCGGCGGGCGTTCCGCGCCGACGACCTGATCGCCCTGCGGCTGCAGCACCTGCGGGCGCCGGTCGACATGGACGACGTGCCGGAGGCCGTCCGCGGACTCCTGGGCGCCGGACTGGCCAAGGACCCGGCCGACCGCCCCGCCATCGGGGCCTTCCTCACCGACCTCGAACGCGCCGCCACCCACGGCTACGGCCCGGGCTGGGAGGAGGCCGGGCGTCGCAGGCTCGCCGAACTATCCGCCCTGCTGGCTCTTTTGTTCCCGTTCGCGATGGGTTCGGCCGTGTACGAGGTGACGCCCGCCCTGACCGTCCTCGGCGGCCTGAAGCGGCACCTTTGGAAGGCGGTCGTGGGGGCCGCCGCGCTGGCCGTGGCCGCCGGGGCGGTGACGGTGGCGACGGCCCGTACCGACGACGACACGACGACCACGGTGGCCGACTCCGTACCGTCCGGGCCGGGCGGGGGCCCTGGGACCCCGGCCGCCTCCACGCCCCTCCCGGCCGCTCCCTCGGTGTCGGCTTCGGCCGGCGGGCCACCTTCCGACAGCGCTTCGGCCGGCCCCTCCGCCTCCACCACCCCTCCCGCGGGCGGCGGCCCCGGCACCCCGCCCTCGACCTCGACGGACGCTCCGACCACACCCGCCGGGACGACGGCCCCGCCCACCCCGCCCCCGACTCCGCCCCCGACGGCGACCTCGGCCCCGACGCCGGGGACGATCTCGCTCGTCATCGACTCCTGGCGACGGGGGCCCGGGCCGAGCACCCTGATCGCCGACGTGACCGTCCACACCACGGGCACGGGACCGCTGACGCTCACCGCGGACTTCTACGTCAACACACCCGACCAGCCGTACGGTTCGCAGTCGCGACGCCTCTCGGGCGCCACGGACTACTCGGTGAGCTTCGAGGCCGACTTCTCGAACCACCCGTGCCGGGGCAGCTGGGTCGTCGCGCTCGGCAGCAGCCCGGAATCGGCGAACGGCCGCCGGACCGCCTCCGTGGACGCGCCGCCGTGCTGAACGGCCGCCACCACCGCTCCCGCCACCGAGAGAACGGAACCCGCACACGATGACGACGACCCCGACTCCCGCCACGGTCAGCGGGCGCGCCCTGTCGGCCTGGTCGCGCGCGGGGCGGTTCGGCACCTGGCACGCCCTGGAGCGGCCGGGCGGCGAGGCGGACGGGCCGCCCCACGGCGCGCTGCGCGTCGACCGCGCCCTGCTCGCTCCGCAGGGGGCGCGGGACCGGCTGAAGGCGGCGGTCGTGGCGGTGGCGAGGCTGCGGCTGCCGGGGGTGCCGGCCACCGTCGACCTCGTGGCCGAGTCCGGCGACGTCTGGCTGATCGTGGCGCGCCCGCCGGTGCGCACGATCGCCGATCTGCTGAGGGAGGGCGCACCCGGGCCGGACGAGGGCAGCGCGGCGAGCGTCCTCAACGAGACGGCACAGACCCTGCTCGCCCTCCATGCGGCGGGCCTCGCCCATGGTTCGCTCTCGCCCGGGTCCGTCGTGCTCGGCGCCGACGGCACCGCCCTGCTCATGGAGGCGGCACTGGCCACCGCGCTGGGCGACCGTTCTTCACCCGTCTCCGCCCAGCGGGACGACATCACGGCCTGGGCGGCCCTCGCCCGCGCCCTGGGCGCCGCCTGGGCGCCCGCAGGCACACCGGCCGCGGAGCTGTTCGCCCGCTGCTCCACGACCGCCGACTCCGGCGACCTCGCCGCGGCCCGTACGACGCTGACGGCGGGGCGGGCGGCCCTCCCCCGGGACTTCCTGGAGCGGGCGGCGCTGCGCACGGCGGCGGTCGCGGCGTGGGCGGAGCTCACGGGACGGGAGGGGGCGGTGGAGGCGGCTCCGGCGGACTCGGCCGTCACGGGGGCGGCCGTCGCGGACTCGGCCGTCGCGGACTCGGCCGTCACGGGTGAAGCCGTCGCGGACTCGGCCGTCACGGGTACGGCCGTCGCGAGCCCCGCGGTCGCCGACGAGGTCGTCGCGGATACGACCGTCGCGGACGCGGGAGCCGCCTGCGCGGTGGACTCCCCCGGGAACGGGCCGGAAGGGGCCGCTCCCTCGGACGACCTGGCCACCGTCCTCGGCCGACGGAACCGGAGCACCACTCCCCCGGCCACCGCCGAGAGCGGCGAGGACAGCGACACCGAGGCGGATGACGAGGCCGACGACGAGGCCGACCTCGAGGCCGACGACGAGATCCTGCTCCGCTTCGGCCCCGGCGTCCCCCTGACCGAGGAGGAGAGCCTGCGCGCCCTGTGGGCGGCTCCCCCGCCCGTTCGGACGCGGCGGAAGCGAAGGCGGGGACCCCGGCTCATCGGGGCGGTCGCGGTGCTCGCGGCCGTCGCCGTCGCCCTGTGGCTGCTCCTGCGCCCGACG from Streptomyces showdoensis carries:
- a CDS encoding serine/threonine-protein kinase; this encodes MSVGRGTDGMGSVAGWAVPGYVAVRTLGQGAGGRVVLARHEATGVPVAIKYLSGRLHGDRAFLARFRAEARLLGELRHPCVVRLYEYVEARRGAAIVMEAVDGVTLREVLRAHGGTGPEAALVLLKGSLLGLGAAHAAGVVHRDYKPENVLVRADGSSALADFGVAVRAGREAEAAGTPAYMAPEQWDGEPAGPASDVYAAAAVFYECLTGRRAFRADDLIALRLQHLRAPVDMDDVPEAVRGLLGAGLAKDPADRPAIGAFLTDLERAATHGYGPGWEEAGRRRLAELSALLALLFPFAMGSAVYEVTPALTVLGGLKRHLWKAVVGAAALAVAAGAVTVATARTDDDTTTTVADSVPSGPGGGPGTPAASTPLPAAPSVSASAGGPPSDSASAGPSASTTPPAGGGPGTPPSTSTDAPTTPAGTTAPPTPPPTPPPTATSAPTPGTISLVIDSWRRGPGPSTLIADVTVHTTGTGPLTLTADFYVNTPDQPYGSQSRRLSGATDYSVSFEADFSNHPCRGSWVVALGSSPESANGRRTASVDAPPC